DNA from Elaeis guineensis isolate ETL-2024a chromosome 2, EG11, whole genome shotgun sequence:
TGCTCTAAATCATAATGAAACAAAGAGAGAGCAATGATTGAAGGAAAAAGTTTGAAGATATCCAATGGATAAGGAAAATACTAATAATATTACTCACCAGCTCCAAATTCCAGTCAGTAAACTCCGAAATCTGTTAGCGGAAAGCTTCTTCACTATCTTCTTTGCATCTGTAACATCGGTCTCTGCAAGCTTTTCTAGATGCTTCACATACTTGGAAGCCATGATCTTTTTCCGCCCGCTGTTGCTCTCCACTAAGGACATGAGAGCAGGGAGCAAGAACTTCTTTGTCACCGTCTTCTCTTCGAGATTGAGCAGCTGGAGAATCCGGTTCACGTTTTGGTCTTCTTGAATGAATCTTCTACGGTTTCTCTGAGTTGAGACCATGCCGCAGATTGCCTCGGCCGCCAACTCCCGGACCTCAAAAGATCTAGCATCAAGTAGCTTTACAAGCTCTGGTATAAACCCGACGTCACCCATTGCCTTCTTAGCCTCTTGAGACAGCCCACAGAGACGAGACGCAACTTTAAGTGCCGATTCCTGGATGGAGATCTCACCATttctcaaaaagaagagaactcgACGAAGAAACCCAGAGGCCATAAACAAATTTATGGAAGTTGGAGATGAGAAACACAATGCATCAATAGCCCTGAGAGCAACATCTCTTGCCTTTGAAGAATAATGAGAATTTGGGTCCAAAATCTTGGTAAGTGACTCGACCACCCCTGCTCTTACCACCTTCTCTTTGATGGGGTCATCCTCACAAGTAATGGCAGTTAAGAATTCTATAGCTTGGATTTGGAACACCTCCTCCTTGGATCCTGACAGCTTCATAAAAATAGACACTGCCCCTTCTTCCAACATGAACCTCTTGATCTCATCGACGCTGCTGAGGCTCTTCAATATGCCACAAGCCGACTGAATCAATTCTGCGCTGCTATTGACATTGTCACAGATCTTTAGCAGTGTGGTAACACCTCCTTGAGCTGCGACCGACCATGCGTTGTCCGAATTCTCTGTCAGTTTCTTCAGAGCTTGAGCTGCTCTCTCCTTCCCCAATTCACTTCCTGTTTCCAGAATTTGAATTAGAGGTACAACAACATCAGCCGTTACAAGAGCTCCACGGTAGGCGTCGAACCCGGCGATCACTGAAACTGCCAGCAGGGCCTCCTCTGTGATGCCCATATCCACTTCAAGCAGCCTCACCAGTACACTAACACCATCATCCATGTCAACTACTATAATCCTGACATATTTCTCATCCTCCAAAAGGATCTCATTCAGAGCAGCCAAGGCTCTAGTTCTCATCTCCAAGTCTCCAATCTTTAGTCTTGAGAACAGATCCTTCACGTAGAACCTCATGTCCTCATGGCTGGAGCCAGCACTTGGCTTTGACAGGATAATGGCTTGGGAGTGCCTCAGAATTCCAGAAGAATATATTTCAGTGAGCTGCTTGATGTGGAGCTCCAGCTTGGCAGTGACGACAGCAAGATCACTTCTTAGGAGGAGCTTCCCGCCATTGTAGGACTCATCACTGCATCGATGTGCAAGCACTCGGGCCTCGTTTGCAGTCGATGCCACGGCTTGCAACAGTTTGTTGAGCTCTGAATTGGTGTTGAAATCATCGCCATCGGCCACGGCGGTTAGGCCGGAGTGCAGCTGCTCGAGCTTGTCCCGGATCAGTTGCCATTTCTTAGGGAAGAATTGGATGGAGTAGGAAGAGAAGATTAAAGAATCTAAGAGCTCCGGTGCTTGGCAGAGACTAATATCTTCCTCCCTTTCTTTCATCTCTGGCTTCATGGAGATGGAACCATCTTCGTGCAGCTTTGGTCGCCAAGTTCTCTTGGAATTTTGGAGGTTCTGGCTGGAAATATGAGAGGATTATGAGGCATCCTTGGTAGGAAGAGAAAGCTATATGGATTTTGTTTGCTATTATCGGTCAATCCCTGTCATCCACTCATTTGTGACTCTCTATCCGTTTGTTAATGGATCTTTCTCCTTTGAGCAGTGGTAAATGAACTTTTCAACGCTGACATTTATGTCTCAACAATAGGTTATTTTGGTCCCTAGAAGATGGAGGTTTGTTTGGCCTGTTGAAGATTCTGGTAAAAAGCGGAAATCTATGATGAAAGGTTTGTCCGGAACGTGAAACGGTGAAAGTAACAGTATCAATAAGAAGCTAGGTGCTTGCTCTGTTTGATGATGATTGGAATAGAGGCATCTTAGGAGAGATGAAAAACTAGTGAGTATCTTGGATTGGGAAGAACAGATAGATTGATAATAAAAGATttcctaaaagaaaaaaaaaaaaaaaaaagcaagctaactgttcataaaatttattcaatTATTTTTACACATTTCCTTAGGGATTGTATTATATATTCCACATATGCCCGTTCTCCTCTTCATTGTAATACCACCTATGGCAgctgatttcttttttttctaaagattttaggagaGGTTGATCCccacatttttaatttttttggttttTGTTATATGTTCCTATGAGTAGAAAACATGAGTGACCTTAAGAAGAATGTTATACATGCATGACCTCAAGAAAATGTTATAAGTTTAAGGTTGCAGCGCATCTTTATAACT
Protein-coding regions in this window:
- the LOC105032211 gene encoding uncharacterized protein isoform X3, translated to MREGSDSSGCWRTGHVNQVAGLWPRADVLEYTRSTRAAGDMMGHQHVWTNGGNRLVLGRWHWICGWIRHMLVSAGFLLFWCIVLLALHWRIHLLSLWERSGCRVSQNLQNSKRTWRPKLHEDGSISMKPEMKEREEDISLCQAPELLDSLIFSSYSIQFFPKKWQLIRDKLEQLHSGLTAVADGDDFNTNSELNKLLQAVASTANEARVLAHRCSDESYNGGKLLLRSDLAVVTAKLELHIKQLTEIYSSGILRHSQAIILSKPSAGSSHEDMRFYVKDLFSRLKIGDLEMRTRALAALNEILLEDEKYVRIIVVDMDDGVSVLVRLLEVDMGITEEALLAVSVIAGFDAYRGALVTADVVVPLIQILETGSELGKERAAQALKKLTENSDNAWSVAAQGGVTTLLKICDNVNSSAELIQSACGILKSLSSVDEIKRFMLEEGAVSIFMKLSGSKEEVFQIQAIEFLTAITCEDDPIKEKVVRAGVVESLTKILDPNSHYSSKARDVALRAIDALCFSSPTSINLFMASGFLRRVLFFLRNGEISIQESALKVASRLCGLSQEAKKAMGDVGFIPELVKLLDARSFEVRELAAEAICGMVSTQRNRRRFIQEDQNVNRILQLLNLEEKTVTKKFLLPALMSLVESNSGRKKIMASKYVKHLEKLAETDVTDAKKIVKKLSANRFRSLLTGIWS
- the LOC105032211 gene encoding uncharacterized protein isoform X2; this translates as MREGSDSSGCWRTGHVNQVAGLWPRADVLEYTRSTRAAGDMMGHQHVWTNGGNRLVLGRWHWICGWIRHMLVSAGFLLFWCIVLLALHWRIHLLSLWERSGCRVSQNLQNSKRTWRPKLHEDGSISMKPEMKEREEDISLCQAPELLDSLIFSSYSIQFFPKKWQLIRDKLEQLHSGLTAVADGDDFNTNSELNKLLQAVASTANEARVLAHRCSDESYNGGKLLLRSDLAVVTAKLELHIKQLTEIYSSGILRHSQAIILSKPSAGSSHEDMRFYVKDLFSRLKIGDLEMRTRALAALNEILLEDEKYVRIIVVDMDDGVSVLVRLLEVDMGITEEALLAVSVIAGFDAYRGALVTADVVVPLIQILETGSELGKERAAQALKKLTENSDNAWSVAAQGGVTTLLKICDNVNSSAELIQSACGILKSLSSVDEIKRFMLEEGAVSIFMKLSGSKEEVFQIQAIEFLTAITCEDDPIKEKVVRAGVVESLTKILDPNSHYSSKARDVALRAIDALCFSSPTSINLFMASGFLRRVLFFLRNGEISIQESALKVASRLCGLSQEAKKAMGDVGFIPELVKLLDARSFEVRELAAEAICGMVSTQRNRRRFIQEDQNVNRILQLLNLEEKTVTKKFLLPALMSLVESNSGRKKIMASKYVKHLEKLAETDVTDAKKIVKKLSANRFRSLLTGIWSWVQGTARLLL
- the LOC105032211 gene encoding uncharacterized protein isoform X1, coding for MREGSDSSGCWRTGHVNQVAGLWPRADVLEYTRSTRAAGDMMGHQHVWTNGGNRLVLGRWHWICGWIRHMLVSAGFLLFWCIVLLALHWRIHLLSLWERSGCRVSQNLQNSKRTWRPKLHEDGSISMKPEMKEREEDISLCQAPELLDSLIFSSYSIQFFPKKWQLIRDKLEQLHSGLTAVADGDDFNTNSELNKLLQAVASTANEARVLAHRCSDESYNGGKLLLRSDLAVVTAKLELHIKQLTEIYSSGILRHSQAIILSKPSAGSSHEDMRFYVKDLFSRLKIGDLEMRTRALAALNEILLEDEKYVRIIVVDMDDGVSVLVRLLEVDMGITEEALLAVSVIAGFDAYRGALVTADVVVPLIQILETGSELGKERAAQALKKLTENSDNAWSVAAQGGVTTLLKICDNVNSSAELIQSACGILKSLSSVDEIKRFMLEEGAVSIFMKLSGSKEEVFQIQAIEFLTAITCEDDPIKEKVVRAGVVESLTKILDPNSHYSSKARDVALRAIDALCFSSPTSINLFMASGFLRRVLFFLRNGEISIQESALKVASRLCGLSQEAKKAMGDVGFIPELVKLLDARSFEVRELAAEAICGMVSTQRNRRRFIQEDQNVNRILQLLNLEEKTVTKKFLLPALMSLVESNSGRKKIMASKYVKHLEKLAETDVTDAKKIVKKLSANRFRSLLTGIWSCFYESNAVVAAAVLECSLHLNRNRMFYPKKKKNEAMWDRLTFVTQAL